CGTTATGGGAATTCACTACACCAACCATCGGACGAGCTATCTCGCTGTCCGTATAACCCATTGCCTTGAATAACGAACGGTGAGGCGCCTTCTCCAGCCCCCTTTTCATCTTGTCACTTCTCATTTTTGACTCCTTTGGATTTTTTAGATTATAACAATATCTCTTTTGTCTTGTAAAGAAAAAATATTTTGATATAATTTTTCAAAAATTCAAGAACTTCATTGATTTATTTCATGGAGTATACAGACCGTCTCTCAACTTAAATGTTATTATAAATTTAATTTGCTTTTTTTACAAATCGTTAAGGATTCAATCCCCCTCATTATTCAAAAAATCAGGAACATCCATTGGCCTTGACTTTCAACCATTTTGGTGTTAGCGTAATGTTGCAATCTTTTCTACTTTTTGCTTAAAAGACAACCAATTTTTTCTTTAAGGATGTCATGAAAGAGAAAATAAAGAAAGAGAGCATCAGAGAGAAATTCAATTCCTTTATGATGATGTTGCTTGGCAACCGCCTTAATTATTATACATCCTATTTCGGCGAGAGCAGCAGCTATCTAATTTCTCTAATATTTAAGTGTTTTGCGAATAAAGTATCAATCCTTGATGAGGACTTGAAAACCATCAGGGAGCTTTCAAATAAGGGGACGATAATCTACGCCCAGAAGAACAGGTCCTCCCTCGATTTTCTCTTTTTCCACCATCGCTATAAGTCAGAGGGCCTGCCCTACCCAATCTTCGGCAATTTCATCAACATGATTTGGTTCCAGCCCCTGAAATCGGTCTTTCGTATCCTTCTTTCAAAATTCTATGCATTCATCGAGCGTCAGGAACAGCCAAATCCCTACCGTACCGACTACGTCCGCAGAATGACCGAAGAGGGGAAATCCTCGATCCTTTTCTTGCGCAACCCCACCGGGCTTTTGAAGAGATTTGCATTAAAGGAGGTAGATGACCCGGTGGTATATCTGCTCAGGTCTCAAAAGGTAATGGAAAAGACGATTTACATCGTCCCACACATCATTATATTTCACAAAAGACCTCTGAGTATGAAGAGAACCCTGACTAACATTATGTTTGGCCCCAAGGAAGAGCCTGGCCTGCTTCGCCGCATAATAGTATTTTTCAGGTACTACAGAAAGGCCTTTATCAAATTAGGCGACCCGATAAATTTGAAGGAGTTCTTGGAAGAAAGGGGTGAGGCCATAAGCGGGGAGCTCTCTTTCGATCTAAGAAGAGCGCTGTTGGACAACATCGAAAACGAGGAGAGGATAATCAAGGGGCCGGCCCTGAAGGATCGTCTGGAGCTTTTTGAGATGGTGCTTTGGGACGAGAGGTTCAAAAGACAGATTGAGGAGCTTTCCGAAGTCACGGGCGTTCCCAAAGAGAAGTTCAGAAAGAAGGCCATATCTTATCTCGAGGAGATCGCCGCCGATTACAACATGACCTACATCTATCTCTTCGACATCGTCGTCACCTGGGTCTGGAACAATATCTACAGCGGAACAGAGGTGGACATGGAGGGCTTGAAAAAGGTTCGCGAGGCCGCAAAGAAATCTTCCCTTGTGATAATGCCTTGTCATAAAAGCCACATGGACTATCTTATACTCTCTCAGATATTCTTTCACAACAACCTCACGCCACCGCATATAGCGGCGGGTGTAAATCTTACTTTTTTTCCGATGGGACATATTTTCAGGCGTTCCGGCGCATTTTTCATAAGGAGGACATTCAAGGGCGATCCCCTCTATCCAATCGTCTTTTCCACATACGTCAAGACCATCCTATCCGAAGGATACAGTATCGAGTACTTCATAGAGGGGGGAAGGTCCAGGACCGGAAAGCTCGTCATGCCAAAGCTCGGCCTGCTTTCTATAATCATAGACGCCTTCTTCTCCGGGGATATCGATGACATCTCATTTATTCCAGTCTCCATCGGGTATGACAAGGTCATGGAGGAAAAATCCTACATAAAAGAGATGTCCGGCGGAAACAAGGAAAAGGAAAACCTTTTGACCATGATAAAGAGCAGAAGCGTCTTAAAAAAACGCTACGGTACGGTCTTTATAAACTTCAACGATCCTATCTCGCTGAAGGATTTCTTTATCTCATCGGGATACAACCCGGACGAGATCACGAAGACGGATCTCAGAAAACTGCAGTACAACCTTGCATACAAGATAGTACACTCGATAAACGAGGTCAGTATTGTGCTGACTT
The DNA window shown above is from Candidatus Zymogenus saltonus and carries:
- a CDS encoding 1-acyl-sn-glycerol-3-phosphate acyltransferase produces the protein MKEKIKKESIREKFNSFMMMLLGNRLNYYTSYFGESSSYLISLIFKCFANKVSILDEDLKTIRELSNKGTIIYAQKNRSSLDFLFFHHRYKSEGLPYPIFGNFINMIWFQPLKSVFRILLSKFYAFIERQEQPNPYRTDYVRRMTEEGKSSILFLRNPTGLLKRFALKEVDDPVVYLLRSQKVMEKTIYIVPHIIIFHKRPLSMKRTLTNIMFGPKEEPGLLRRIIVFFRYYRKAFIKLGDPINLKEFLEERGEAISGELSFDLRRALLDNIENEERIIKGPALKDRLELFEMVLWDERFKRQIEELSEVTGVPKEKFRKKAISYLEEIAADYNMTYIYLFDIVVTWVWNNIYSGTEVDMEGLKKVREAAKKSSLVIMPCHKSHMDYLILSQIFFHNNLTPPHIAAGVNLTFFPMGHIFRRSGAFFIRRTFKGDPLYPIVFSTYVKTILSEGYSIEYFIEGGRSRTGKLVMPKLGLLSIIIDAFFSGDIDDISFIPVSIGYDKVMEEKSYIKEMSGGNKEKENLLTMIKSRSVLKKRYGTVFINFNDPISLKDFFISSGYNPDEITKTDLRKLQYNLAYKIVHSINEVSIVLTSQLVSAAFMSHIKGALLWEELIDTVYFMLDYLRFTGARITKALNNPRAAIRDTLSTFIEEKLIEIVRHDQDDEEEDYEQVFFVPDEKRLNLEFYKNSTLHFLLPPAFISVSILSRQEAGSSKKQITEDYTYLRKLFKYDFIYDMELTDVERVNQVLEYLKESDIIVEKNGQFKINKGMEKKLYIFTGLIRNYLESYLVTLVTLPDYLEGKKRSEKDLVNRITKVGEKMFTRGEITRPESLSRINIKNALNLFTHEEILTMKSEVDGKRQTRFYTLGSARKGYTKKLHEFLERIEK